The DNA sequence AACAAAGGGGATTTTGAAGTAGAGACCTGGCTCGGTGGCTGACTGAATATACTTTCCAAACTGGGTAACGATAGTGGTTTGAGTTTCATCTACAGTAAACAAAGACGCACTTCCTCCAATCAAAATGATAAGGAGTAATATGATCAACGCCCCTTTTTTAATATTCATAATCTCCCCTCCTCTCTATTTCTTTTTCTGTGGCAAAATTTTTGATTTACTCTGTTCTCCCAAGGGTAGGAGCTGAAGAATATTGCCCCCGACCTTATTATCGATTATAAACTTTTTCACTCCTGGCAAAACCTCTTCCATGGTCTCTAAGTATAGCCTCTTTAGAGTCACGTCTTTGGCCTTTTCATACTCCTTCAAAACGGTTAGAAATTTTAAGGCATCACCCTGTGCCCTTTTTATCCTCTCTTCCTTATATCCCTCGGCCTCTCTTACTATCTCCATTGCCCGTCCTTTCGCCTTTGGGATTATATCTTCTTGATATCCCCTGGCCTCATAGATAAGGCGTTCCCTATCCTCTTTAGCACTAACCACATCTTTAAAGGCACCCTCTACCTGTTTAGGTGGACGGACTGTCTGTAATTTCACGTCCGTTATCAATAACCCTGATTCATAACTGTCCATTATCTTCTGCAAAAGAGATCTTACTTCACCCTGAATCTGAAACCTTCCAACGGTCAAAGCAGCATCAATAGAACTCCCGCCAATAACCTGTCGCAAAGCTGCCTCACTGGCATCCATGAGCGTGCCTTTAACATCTTTAACTTTAAAGAGATAATCTGAGGGGTTCTTTATCTTGAATTGAACAATAACCTGAGCATCCACGATATTTTCATCACCTGTCAGCATCAATGACTCTGGCTCTACAAATTGATACCGGGCAGGTGGGCCGGGATCAATCGTCCTAAAACCTATCTCAATCCTCTGTATCGCAGTTACTCTGGGGGTATTTACCACTTCCATTGGCCAGGGCATGTGATAGCGAAGACCTGACGAAGTGATTCTTACCTGTTTGCCAAAGCGCCTCACCACACCCTGCTCATCAGGAGAAACCGTATAAATTCCAGAGGCGAGCCACAGTAAAACCGCAATACCAACAAGAACTTGAACCAAATACCCCTTTCCTTTAAACGTTTCTTTTACCTTTTTAACAATCTCTTCTGTCGATGGGGGTTTTCCTTCCCATTGCATAAAAATACCTCCTTTATAAATTATCTCTTTGGAATTAAAAACTAAATCTTGTCTTTGTTTTAGTTAGTCTCCCTTATTACAAGGATGGTGTCAAGAAAAATACTCAAAGTGCTTGTTAAATCAAAAGGAGAGATTAATTAATCGGCTCATATTTTCTGTTCTCAAGAAAAAAAGTTTTAAAGCCCTCTCAAAAAGATAAAGACGACTAATACTCATAAATAATAGCTTGACAGGAATTTTTGGGGGTGCTAAAAATAAATTCGAAGATTATCCTGTTTTTTTGGAAAAATGAAGGCGGCATAGCCAAGTGGTAAGGCAGAGGTCTGCAAAACCTTTATACCCCGGTTCGAATCCGGGTGCCGCCTCCAAAATTTTTTCATTGATTTCTCCCCTGTTTTTTAAAAAATATCTTTACTTCTTAAGACGATTTATCTTTCATTTGGAGACCATGGAGAGAGAGGATTGGCGGATAATATCAAAAAATTATTGATAATCAGCACAATGATTCTTTTCGGCTGCTCCCTTAATCCCTTTTCACGCCATTTCCATAAAACAACGATTAAATCGAATCCCTCAGGAGCAAAAGTATTTATTAATGAAAAACTTATAGGCAAAACACCCGTAGTTTTTTATGAAAAAGACGAAGAAGAATCCTATCTCTTTAAAATAGAAAAGGAAGGCTATAAATCCCATATAGAAACAATCATGACCGCTCTTGAAAAAACCAATAAGAAAAACTGGGGGGTGTTATGGAGATTTCCCTTGACGAACTTTCCCTCCTCTCTTCCAGACGAACTTGTTTTTAAACTCATCCCTGAGTCAGAATCCGTTAAGTAGATTTTTTGCAAGGACTTCTGTTTTCAAATCTAATAAAATATTGACAGAAAATAGAAAAAAGAATATAAAAATAGCTACTCAATGGATGCCGGGGTGGCGGAATTTGGTAGACGCAAGGGACTTAAAATCCCTCGGCCTTCGGGCTGTGCCGGTTCAAGTCCGGCCCTCGGCACCATTTTTTATCCTCATTCCTTGTAATCCTTTCTTGAACAAAAAATCATTATAAAACAAAAGGTTAAAATTAACAAAGCTAACCTAAATAGATTATTGACAATTTTCTATGTATATGCAAAAATTTATTGCCTTTCACTTTTTTATTCCGCATCCTGATATCCGCATTAGAATCTTTAGTGAGTATTAAATTTTGGA is a window from the Nitrospinota bacterium genome containing:
- the hflK gene encoding FtsH protease activity modulator HflK, which translates into the protein MQWEGKPPSTEEIVKKVKETFKGKGYLVQVLVGIAVLLWLASGIYTVSPDEQGVVRRFGKQVRITSSGLRYHMPWPMEVVNTPRVTAIQRIEIGFRTIDPGPPARYQFVEPESLMLTGDENIVDAQVIVQFKIKNPSDYLFKVKDVKGTLMDASEAALRQVIGGSSIDAALTVGRFQIQGEVRSLLQKIMDSYESGLLITDVKLQTVRPPKQVEGAFKDVVSAKEDRERLIYEARGYQEDIIPKAKGRAMEIVREAEGYKEERIKRAQGDALKFLTVLKEYEKAKDVTLKRLYLETMEEVLPGVKKFIIDNKVGGNILQLLPLGEQSKSKILPQKKK
- a CDS encoding PEGA domain-containing protein, whose protein sequence is MADNIKKLLIISTMILFGCSLNPFSRHFHKTTIKSNPSGAKVFINEKLIGKTPVVFYEKDEEESYLFKIEKEGYKSHIETIMTALEKTNKKNWGVLWRFPLTNFPSSLPDELVFKLIPESESVK